In a single window of the Christensenella timonensis genome:
- the mtrB gene encoding trp RNA-binding attenuation protein MtrB — MESNDKNTEEYVVIKALENGVNVIGMTRGKDTRLQHTEKLTSGDVLLAQFTDNISAIKISGRAQILTKHGEVFSGDEEV; from the coding sequence GTGGAATCAAACGATAAAAACACAGAAGAATATGTGGTCATAAAGGCGCTTGAAAATGGCGTCAACGTGATCGGTATGACGCGCGGCAAAGATACAAGGCTGCAGCATACGGAAAAGCTCACTTCGGGCGATGTGCTTCTCGCCCAGTTTACTGACAATATCTCTGCGATCAAGATTTCCGGCCGTGCACAAATCCTAACCAAACACGGCGAGGTTTTTTCAGGCGACGAAGAAGTTTAA